The Latilactobacillus sakei subsp. sakei DSM 20017 = JCM 1157 genome includes a window with the following:
- a CDS encoding PTS glucitol/sorbitol transporter subunit IIA yields the protein MIMQAEIVAIGAQAIDAAEPLVILFNEQATPAIKAVALIQRFTTANQSERLTMTTQSIVVIDGQHYQVTYVGALVNENLNNIGHVALIFDSAPEEDQLQSGLYLTPKDASLQGKPDFKVGTLIQYQETM from the coding sequence ATGATAATGCAAGCAGAGATCGTGGCAATCGGGGCCCAAGCAATTGATGCCGCCGAACCACTGGTTATTTTATTTAACGAACAAGCAACACCAGCGATTAAGGCAGTCGCCCTCATTCAACGTTTTACGACGGCTAATCAATCTGAACGACTTACGATGACAACCCAGTCAATCGTTGTGATTGATGGACAACACTATCAAGTCACTTATGTTGGGGCACTTGTTAATGAAAATCTCAATAATATTGGGCATGTTGCGTTGATCTTTGATTCAGCACCAGAAGAAGATCAACTTCAAAGTGGCCTTTACTTAACACCTAAAGATGCTAGTTTACAAGGTAAACCCGATTTTAAAGTGGGGACGCTAATCCAGTATCAAGAAACTATGTAG